A part of Bacteroidia bacterium genomic DNA contains:
- a CDS encoding aminotransferase class I/II-fold pyridoxal phosphate-dependent enzyme produces the protein MSNNPTTTTPTLVVSKKAQNLIGSEIIKLAGEIREKIKQGEKIHNLTIGDFDPKVFAIPSELKDEIVKAYQSGETNYPEANGVAELRKAVSSYLKTFGGLDYSADQVLIAGGARPLIYATYQTLVDPGETVIFPVPSWNNNHYAYLSHAKAVVIETKPEENFMPTADQLAPYISEATLIAICSPLNPTGTIFSKESLEAICDLILAENARRAPGQKPLYLMYDQIYWALTFGDAKHYDPVSLRPEMRHYTVFIDGMSKAFAATGIRVGWSFGPPLIIDKMKSILTHIGAWAPKAEQVASAKYMENHEWIRSYNTEINSRVERRLVGFHNGFQKLKSEGHAVDSISPQGAIYLTVRFSLHGMKTQDGTVLATTKDVTKYLLDEAKIALVPFYAFGSSAESDWYRLSVGTCRSEDIEPMMASLRIALEKLSR, from the coding sequence CAAAACCTAATCGGTTCGGAGATTATTAAACTTGCGGGAGAAATCCGAGAAAAAATTAAGCAAGGAGAAAAAATTCATAACTTAACCATTGGTGATTTTGATCCCAAGGTGTTTGCCATTCCGTCCGAATTAAAGGATGAAATTGTAAAGGCTTACCAATCCGGCGAAACAAACTATCCGGAAGCAAACGGGGTAGCAGAATTAAGAAAGGCTGTTTCAAGCTATTTAAAAACGTTTGGAGGTTTGGATTACAGTGCCGACCAGGTTTTGATTGCCGGTGGCGCCCGTCCGCTCATATATGCAACTTACCAAACCCTGGTTGATCCGGGCGAAACGGTTATTTTTCCGGTTCCATCGTGGAATAACAATCACTATGCCTATTTGAGCCATGCCAAGGCAGTTGTAATAGAGACCAAGCCTGAAGAAAATTTTATGCCAACGGCAGATCAGTTGGCGCCTTACATTTCGGAGGCTACCCTGATCGCTATTTGTTCTCCGTTAAATCCAACCGGAACGATATTTTCAAAAGAATCGCTGGAGGCTATTTGCGATTTGATATTAGCAGAGAATGCACGTCGTGCACCCGGTCAAAAACCATTGTATCTGATGTACGATCAAATTTACTGGGCATTAACTTTTGGGGATGCAAAACACTATGACCCTGTAAGCCTTCGTCCGGAAATGCGTCATTATACTGTTTTTATCGATGGTATGTCTAAGGCCTTTGCTGCAACCGGAATTCGGGTGGGTTGGTCATTTGGTCCGCCCCTCATCATTGATAAAATGAAATCCATTTTGACACATATTGGTGCCTGGGCTCCCAAAGCCGAACAAGTGGCATCTGCCAAATACATGGAGAACCATGAATGGATTCGGTCCTACAACACCGAAATCAATAGTAGGGTTGAACGTAGGTTGGTTGGGTTTCACAATGGGTTTCAGAAATTGAAAAGCGAAGGACATGCGGTGGATAGTATTTCGCCACAAGGTGCGATTTATCTCACAGTTCGTTTTTCGTTGCATGGTATGAAAACCCAGGATGGAACTGTATTAGCCACCACCAAAGATGTGACCAAATACCTGTTGGATGAGGCAAAAATAGCGTTAGTGCCATTTTATGCGTTTGGCTCATCGGCCGAAAGCGATTGGTATCGACTGTCGGTTGGAACCTGCCGCTCGGAAGATATCGAACCTATGATGGCTTCTTTGCGTATAGCGCTCGAAAAACTATCCAGGTAG